CGCACTCTGAACCACCCCCCCCTGACGCACTCTGAACCACCCCCCTGACGCACCTTGAAGCCCCTCCCCTTGAAGCACCTACCCCCGAAGCAGCTCCTCCCGTAGCAGCTCAGCCCGCTGTTCCCGCGCGGCGGCCCACCCCTCCAGGGCCGCCGCACACGCGTGGTCCACATGCCGCAGCCCGCCCAACTCCAGCCGCACCTCGCGGTCGCGCGGCAGCGCCTCCAACGCGTCCAGAAGTTTCGGCAGCCGCAGGAACGTCGCATGCCCCAGCACCCGGACGACGAGCCCGGCGTCGCCCCGGTCCTCCGTCTCGACGTGCACATGGCTGATCTCCCAGGCCGTCTTCGCCACGGCCAGCGCCAGCCCGACCAACACCCCCTCGAACAGGTTCCCCACGACGATCGCCCCGGCCGTGACCCCGAGTACGACGACCTCCGCCCGATGCCCGCGCCACAGCTTCCGCGCCTCCCGCACGGGCACGAGCTTGCCGCCGGCGTACACCAGCAGCCCGGCCAGCGCCGCCACCGGAATCACCCCGAGCACCCCGGGCACGACGGCCGCGAACAGCAGCAGCCACACCCCGTGCAGCACCCGCGACGCCTTCGTCCGCGCACCCGCCCTGACGTTCGCCGCGCTCCGCACGATGACCGCAGTCATCGGCAGTGCGCCCAGCACCCCGCACACGGCGTTGCCCGCGCCCTGCGCCATCAGCTCACGGTCGTAGTCCGTCCTCCTCCCGTCATGCAGCCGGTCCACCGCCGCCGCGCCGAACAGCGACTCCGCCGACGCGATCAGCGCGAACGCCACGACGGTCCCGATCACCCCCACTTCCGTCAGCCGCCCGAAATCCGCCGCCTCCGGCACCCGTACGGCATCCCACAAGCCCTGCACCCGCACCCGCCGCACATCCAGGTCGAACACCCACGTGACGCCCGCCGCCAGCGTCACCGCGACCAACGGCGCC
The Streptomyces sp. NBC_01485 genome window above contains:
- a CDS encoding SulP family inorganic anion transporter; its protein translation is MRHGVRKADLFASFVVFLVALPLCVGVALASGVPAELGLVTGIVGGLVVGVLPGSSLQVSGPAAGLTVLVHEAVQRYGVAALGVLVLAAGLVQLGLGALRLGRWFRAVSVAVVHGMLAGIGLVLVAGQVYALGDVGAPEGGLGKLAGLVWLPGRVDPVALSVGGATMVVLLLWGRWRLGARLVPAPLVAVTLAAGVTWVFDLDVRRVRVQGLWDAVRVPEAADFGRLTEVGVIGTVVAFALIASAESLFGAAAVDRLHDGRRTDYDRELMAQGAGNAVCGVLGALPMTAVIVRSAANVRAGARTKASRVLHGVWLLLFAAVVPGVLGVIPVAALAGLLVYAGGKLVPVREARKLWRGHRAEVVVLGVTAGAIVVGNLFEGVLVGLALAVAKTAWEISHVHVETEDRGDAGLVVRVLGHATFLRLPKLLDALEALPRDREVRLELGGLRHVDHACAAALEGWAAAREQRAELLREELLRG